The sequence below is a genomic window from Streptomyces sp. NBC_00289.
TGGATGATGACGTCGATCGCGCTGTTGATCTGGTCGTGCAGCGCCTCGAAGGGGATCTCCACCTCGGACATCGAGGCCAGGGTCTTGAGGCGCATCAGGGCGTCCTCGGCGTTGTTGGCGTGGACGGTGGCGAGCGAGCCGTCGTGGCCGGTCGACATCGCCTGGAGCATGTCCAGCGACTCGCCGCCGCGGACCTCGCCGACGACGATGCGGTCGGGGCGCATGCGCAGCGAGTTGCGGACCAGGTCGCGGATGGTGACCCGGCCCTTGCCCTCCACGTTCGGCGGACGCGACTCCAGGCGGATCACGTGCCCCTGCTGGAGCTGGAGTTCGGCGGAGTCCTCGATGGTGATGATGCGCTCGTGTTCGGGGATCAGTCCGGAGAGGGCGTTGAGGAGGGTCGTCTTCCCGGTGCCCGTCGCGCCGGAGACGATGATGTTGAACTTCGCCTGCACCAGGCCCGCCAGCAGGTACAGCATGTGCTCGTCGAGCGAGCCGAAGCCGACCAGCTCGCTGAGCGTGAAGGAGCGCGGGAAGCGGCGGATCGTGAGCGTGGCGCCGGTGAGCGACAGGGGCGGGATGATGACGTTCACCCGCTCGCCGGACGGGAGCCGGGCGTCGACCATCGGGTTGGATTCGTCGACCCGGCGGTTGACCGTCGAGACGATCCGTTCGATCGTCTGCATCAGCTGGTCGTGCGAGGGGAAGCGGAGCGGCAACTGCTCGACGCGGCCGCCACGTTCGACGAAGATGGCGTCCGGGCCGTTCACCATGATCTCCGTGATCGACGCGTCTTCGAGCAGTGGTTCCAGGATGCCCAGACCGAGTGCCTCGTCGACGACCCTGCGGATCAGCTGGGAGCGCTCGGCCGTGGACAGCACCGGGCCTTCGCGGCTGATGATGTGTCCGAGCACCCGCTCCAGCCGGGCCCGGCGTTCGGCCGCCGCGAGCGCGCTCATCTCCGCGAGGTCGATCTCCTCGAGGAGCTTGGCCCGGTAGGAGGCGACCAGGTGGCCGTCCTCGCCCCGGCTGCCGTTCTCCTCGGGGGAGTTGATGCGTGCTCGCAGGCTCATGGTGCGTTCCTCAGTGGTCGAGCGGCATGGTGGCGGTCTTGTGGGCGTCGCCGAAGTCCCAGCCGGGGACGATGGACGGGATGGCCAGGGTGGCCGTGACCGTCACCTCGTCGGCGCCGTACGCCGCCGGGCAGCTGGTTCCGTCCGCGAGCCAGCTACTGACCGCCTCCTGGCAGCCCTGCGCGGCACTCTGCTGGAGCGAGGCGCTGCGCGCTCCCGCCCGGGCCGCCGTGCCGGCCTGCTGGGCGGTGTAGGCGATCAGCCCGATCTGTACGCCCGCCATCGCGACGAGGATCAGGATCGGGATGAACCCGAGGTATTCGAGCGCGACTTGCCCACGATCGCGAGTGCCACGGACGCCGGCACCACGATCGCGGGTGCCACGGACGCCGGCACCGCGGTGGCGGGCGCCACGGACGCCGGCACGGCGGTGGCGGGCGCCAGGGTGGGCGGCATCACGCGCTCGGCGCCCGCGCGCGCCACGGTCACCCGTGCCGCCGTCGCGCCCTTTCCCGTCGTACGACATCTCAGTCCTTCGCCTCCTCTACGGCGCCCGCGTGGCCCTCGACCTCGAAGGGGAAGCCGATCGAGCCCGGGAAGAGGACGGGGACCTCGAGCCGGACGTCGGCGGTGACGTAGCCGCCGCCGGTACCGCACTCCACCGTGCCGCTCCACGCCCCCGGCAGCTTGTCCAGGCCCGCCTCCTGGCAGGCGGCCTGTCTGGCTCCCGGCTCCGCGGCCGTTCCCGCCCGCACCGCTTCGTCCGCAGCATTCCCCGCGAGCGTGAAGGTGTATCCCAGCAGGACGAACTGCCACATCAGCACCAGTGTCAGCAGGATCAGCGGTGTCATGCCGAGGAACTCGATGGTGACCTGGCCGCGGTCCCGTCCCCTCGAAGCCGTACGCATGCCTATCCCCCTCCCTCCCGGCGGCGCCGCGAACCCGTCGGGCCGCGATCACCACGGAACCTGCCGCTTCTGCGGTCGCCCTCGGGGGCGTTGACCAGTCCCAGTTCGCCCGCCAGGCCCCAGAGGGCCTGTTTCACCGTGCTCCTGCTGTCCAGTTCGTGGATCCGGCCCGCGTCCACCGTGCCCGCCAGCTCCTTGAAGTTGGCCGGGATCGCGATGCCCGCGACGGCGGTGCCGGTGATCTTCTGGATCAGCGCGGGCTGGATCTCCGTACCGCGGGTGTGGCGGTTGACGACGACCGTGGTCTCCTCCGCCTTGCGGATCTGCAGCCGGTCCCACATCCGTACCGTGCGTTTGGCGCCCCGGACGGCGAGGACGTCGGGGGTGGTGACGAGCAGGGCCCTGTCGGCCATCTCCACGGCGGCCGCGCCGGCGCCGCCGAGCTGGGCGCCGCAGTCGACGACGACGACCTCGTAGCGGGAACGCAGGGCGCTGACGATCTGGCGGGCGGCCCGGTCGGTGACCTCCTCGCCGCGTTCGCCCTCGCCGGGGGCGAGCAGCAGCGCGAGCCCGGTGTCGTGGCGGAAGACGGCGTCGGCGAGGACGCGCGGGGAGATGTCGGTGATGGCCGCCAGGTCCACGACGGAGCGGCGGAACTGCACGTCCAGGTAGGAGGCGATGTCCCCGGTCTGGAGGTCCATGTCGACCAGGGCGGTGGCGCGGCCCGAGGCCTGGGCCGCGAGGGCGAGCTGGATGGCCGTCAGGGTGGTGCCGACGCCTCCCTTCGCGCCGCTCACCGTGACCACGGTGCCGCCGACGCCGGTGAACACGTCGCCGCCGTGGCCCAGATGACGTCGTACGCCCGCCGACCACTGGGCGACCGCCTGGACCCGGCTGGCCAGTTCCTCGTAGCCGAGCGGGAGGGCGATCAGGCCGCGGGCGCCGTAGTCCATGGCGGCCTGGAAGAGGCCCGCGCTGACGTCCGAGGTGACGAGGATGACGCCCACCGCGGGGAAGCGCAGGGCGACTTCGCGGATGAGCTCCAGCGCCGGGACCGGGCCGATGCGCTCATGGACGACCACCACCTCGGGCAGTTCGTCGATGGACTCGGCGGCGAGCCGGCCGAGCGTGTCGATGAGCTGGGTCGAGTCGGTCACCGGCGACACCGGTTCGGCGTCCGGGAGCTGGCTGAGCAGCGTCATGAGAGAGCGGACCGCGTCCGCGTCGCCGACTGCCGGGAGGATCCTCGTGGGCATGGCGGCCTCTCACTTGTCCGTCACGAGTTCGTAGGTGCGGTCCTTGTCCGGCACCGTGGTGTTGCCGCCGGGAGCCACCAGCGCGAGGCGGACCCGCTTGGCGAAGGACTCGGCGTACGTGATGCGCTGGGCGTCGATGGTGGCGAGCGCGAAGGTGATCGGGACGGCCTCGGTGGCCTGCCGGGTGCGGTTGTCCGCGTCGGGCTGGAGCGCGGTCAGCTTGCCGACGTCGAGGACTTTGGCGTTCGTCACGATGATCTTGGACTGTGCGGGGTCGCCCTCGCGGGCGCC
It includes:
- a CDS encoding CpaF family protein, which translates into the protein MSLRARINSPEENGSRGEDGHLVASYRAKLLEEIDLAEMSALAAAERRARLERVLGHIISREGPVLSTAERSQLIRRVVDEALGLGILEPLLEDASITEIMVNGPDAIFVERGGRVEQLPLRFPSHDQLMQTIERIVSTVNRRVDESNPMVDARLPSGERVNVIIPPLSLTGATLTIRRFPRSFTLSELVGFGSLDEHMLYLLAGLVQAKFNIIVSGATGTGKTTLLNALSGLIPEHERIITIEDSAELQLQQGHVIRLESRPPNVEGKGRVTIRDLVRNSLRMRPDRIVVGEVRGGESLDMLQAMSTGHDGSLATVHANNAEDALMRLKTLASMSEVEIPFEALHDQINSAIDVIIQLTRFPDGARRITEIAVLDSHGGEPYRLATVARFEARPMAADGLIHGTFQYHPLPRRTADRLYMASQPIPQAFGVAHSEEQLATREAR
- a CDS encoding TadE/TadG family type IV pilus assembly protein — encoded protein: MPILILVAMAGVQIGLIAYTAQQAGTAARAGARSASLQQSAAQGCQEAVSSWLADGTSCPAAYGADEVTVTATLAIPSIVPGWDFGDAHKTATMPLDH
- a CDS encoding TadE/TadG family type IV pilus assembly protein; translated protein: MRTASRGRDRGQVTIEFLGMTPLILLTLVLMWQFVLLGYTFTLAGNAADEAVRAGTAAEPGARQAACQEAGLDKLPGAWSGTVECGTGGGYVTADVRLEVPVLFPGSIGFPFEVEGHAGAVEEAKD
- a CDS encoding CpaE family protein — translated: MPTRILPAVGDADAVRSLMTLLSQLPDAEPVSPVTDSTQLIDTLGRLAAESIDELPEVVVVHERIGPVPALELIREVALRFPAVGVILVTSDVSAGLFQAAMDYGARGLIALPLGYEELASRVQAVAQWSAGVRRHLGHGGDVFTGVGGTVVTVSGAKGGVGTTLTAIQLALAAQASGRATALVDMDLQTGDIASYLDVQFRRSVVDLAAITDISPRVLADAVFRHDTGLALLLAPGEGERGEEVTDRAARQIVSALRSRYEVVVVDCGAQLGGAGAAAVEMADRALLVTTPDVLAVRGAKRTVRMWDRLQIRKAEETTVVVNRHTRGTEIQPALIQKITGTAVAGIAIPANFKELAGTVDAGRIHELDSRSTVKQALWGLAGELGLVNAPEGDRRSGRFRGDRGPTGSRRRREGGG